A window of Babesia microti strain RI chromosome III, complete genome contains these coding sequences:
- a CDS encoding conserved Plasmodium protein, unknown function (overlaps_old_locusTagID:BBM_III03585) has protein sequence MLYRVYIATIFCIFVKNIAATHDYGPVDLPDGVQLQLGYKNVNIFPTHNHFTSVSRKIIHNGGIRPSSDVGKPLETSSATIDNQDSTETIGNTNQTPWITEITPNVEWMTKVLATLGFTNPPSMNRCQDLNDSLKIKCIEEVLTELKNIFETSNEILLLNMRILYGGKHANKALTRLNTISLKPQNRQLLLLLGSSAIIYFYLMRDSLPDKTRWLAQSVLSKLTDLPVASNIADFRTGGYGHINILIPSVKRVRSADRYIASLI, from the exons ATGTTATACAGGGTGTATATTGCaacaatattttgtatatttgttaaaaatatcgcaGCTACTCATGATTATG GTCCAGTGGACCTCCCCGATGGAGTTCAACTTCAACTTGGTTACAAAAATGTGAACATATTTCCTACACACAATCATTTCACTAGTGTGTCTAGAAAAATAATCCACAATGGAGGTATCAGGCCCAGTTCAGATGTTGGAAAGCCCTTAGAAACGTCCAGTGCCACGATCGATAATCAAGATAGTACAGAGACGATAGGCAACACAAATCAAACCCCTTGGATCACAGAGATAACACCTAATGTTGAATGGATGACCAAAGTCCTAGCTACCCTTGGATTCACAAATCCACCAAGTATGAATCGTTGTCAAGACTTGAATGACAGcctaaaaattaaatgtatagaGGAAG TGTTAACGGAACTGAagaatatttttgaaactTCAAACGAAATTTTACTTCTAAATATGAGAATTTTGTACGGCGGAaa ACATGCAAATAAGGCACTCACTAGACTAAACACAATATCTCTAAAACCACAAAATAGACAACTCTT ACTTTTACTTGGATCAAGCGCA ataatatatttttatttgatgCGGGATAGCTTACCCGATAAAACTAGGTGGCTAGCCCAGTCGGTGTTATCAAAACTAACCGATTTACCCGTGGCAAGTAACATTGCAGATTTTCGCACTGGTGGTTATGGTcatataaacatattaatCCCCAGCGTGAAACGGGTTAGGTCGGCTGATCGTTACATTGCGTCGCTCATATAA
- a CDS encoding NOP56, nucleolar protein 56 (overlaps_old_locusTagID:BBM_III03605): MALMLLYETAAGYALYKVEEWDRIGNDGSIEELVKNESLFSKMVNFVAFQPFKSSAEALENITAIAAGEATDLLVSFLQQNIPQPKKMILAVIEPGLGKSLSNKGFNMKFDSDCLELIRGCRLYESKNIAKFSDIVLDIERFQVGLAHSYARSKMKQDPSRYDKPIINIVATLESVEKNLNTFAMRVREWYGWHFPELNKIIEDHKTYSNVIQFIQFREKFDALEDYTPLLQFVSEDVANNIIKASAQSMGQEITEGDMLNILNITKTIIKLSDMRERLTAHLMNKMKFAAPNLTELLGDYLSGRLISHAGSLVNLAKCPASTIQILGAEKALFRALKTRSNTPKYGFLYQSSYIGKASIKNKGKAARYLANKCALAARLDCFSDNVSNVYGKAMKMQLNKQLEYVTSGGDKPEQNLNVMREAIANDETRKSNDQEVKTTGLLWF, translated from the coding sequence ATGGCACTGATGCTATTGTACGAAACGGCTGCTGGGTATGCATTGTACAAGGTGGAAGAGTGGGACAGGATTGGGAATGATGGATCAATAGAGGAATTAGTTAAAAATGAGAGTTTATTTTCAAAgatggtaaattttgtcGCCTTCCAACCTTTCAAGAGTTCTGCCGAAGCGCTTGAAAACATAACTGCAATTGCAGCTGGAGAAGCCACCGATTTACTAGTTTCATTCCTTCAACAAAACATTCCACAACCAAAGAAAATGATTCTGGCGGTAATAGAACCAGGGCTCGGTAAGAGCTTGTCAAATAAGGGGTTTAACATGAAATTTGACTCCGATTGCTTGGAATTAATTCGTGGGTGTAGGCTTTATGAATCCAAAAATATAGCCAAATTTTCAGATATCGTCCTAGATATAGAGAGATTTCAAGTGGGTTTGGCCCATAGCTACGCTAGATCCAAGATGAAACAGGATCCGTCAAGATATGATAAACCcattatcaatattgtaGCCACTCTTGAATCTGTGGAAAAGAATTTAAACACTTTTGCCATGCGGGTAAGGGAGTGGTACGGCTGGCATTTTCCTGAACTAAACAAGATTATTGAAGACCACAAAACATACTCCAATGTTATTCAGTTTATCCAGTTTAGGGAAAAGTTTGATGCACTAGAAGATTACACGCCGCTACTTCAATTTGTTTCAGAGGATGTTGCtaataacattattaaaGCCAGTGCACAATCCATGGGACAGGAAATTACTGAAGGGGATATGTTAAACATTCTAAATATTACCAAGACTATAATAAAGCTTTCTGATATGAGAGAGAGGTTAACAGCTCACCTGATGAATAAGATGAAATTTGCAGCACCTAATTTGACTGAATTACTTGGTGACTATTTATCTGGTCGATTAATTAGCCATGCTGGATCATTAGTCAATTTGGCCAAATGCCCCGCAAGTACTATACAAATTCTTGGGGCAGAAAAGGCACTATTTAGAGCCTTAAAGACACGGTCTAATACCCCCAAGTATGGATTCCTATACCAATCCAGTTACATTGGCAAGGcttcaattaaaaataagGGCAAAGCAGCTAGATACCTAGCCAATAAATGCGCCCTCGCAGCGCGCTTGGACTGCTTCTCTGACAATGTATCCAATGTCTACGGGAAGGCAATGAAGATGCAGTTGAATAAGCAGTTGGAGTATGTAACGAGTGGCGGAGACAAGCCtgaacaaaatttaaatgtgATGAGGGAGGCTATCGCAAACGATGAGACTAGGAAAAGCAATGACCAGGAGGTGAAGACGACTGGGCTCCTCTGGTTCTGA
- a CDS encoding Putative MYST-like histone acetyltransferase 1 (overlaps_old_locusTagID:BBM_III03615): MGGKGKIPPGGVNSKAFENHSLMFPNAYPPHLTLWGHDKSDDTWKMCSIIHARPRTGVELIQTKFDQLDASDFDYYIHWQGLDRRLDCWIPWVDLRSLEDEPEEGKILRIENDGSESHHGGMDAEYLREHENNTKLKTILKIKLGKHLVDTWYFSPYPKDYQNLDVLYICEFCLNFFRYETEMNRHIVRCEIRHPPGNEIYRDGKISMFEVDGSLNRVYCENLCYLSKLFLDHKSLRHTVNLFLYYILTEYDDNGYHITGYFSKEKHSKNNVSCLLCLPQHQRKGYGKFLICFSYLLSRKEKKVGTPERPLSDLGKASYMSYWGKCLYDILRDESVNQYSIQEISSMTCFEGADIVACLEERGLLHTLSSGEPIIIANEQLLEKLKGESSVKTRIADADKLHWIPYDMYNETHELNLPH; this comes from the exons ATGGGCGGAAAGGGGAAGATACCCCCGGGGGGTGTAAATTCTAAGGCTTTTGAAAATCATTCCTTGATG TTCCCCAATGCTTATCCGCCACATTTAACCCTTTGGGGGCATGATAAGTCAGACGATACCTGGAAGATGTGTTCCATCATACATGCAAG GCCCAGAACCGGAGTAGAGTTGATTCAAACTAAATTCGATCAATTAGACGCGTCAGATTTTGATTACTATATACATTGGCAAGGGCTGGATCGTAGGTTGGATTGTTGGATTCCCTGGGTAGATTTGAGGTCTCTGGAAGATGAACCTGAAGAGGGCAAGATTTTGCGTATCGAAAATGACGGTAGCGAATCTCACCATGGAG GAATGGATGCGGAATATCTCAGAGAGCATGAGAATAATACCAAACTTAAGACCATTTTGAAGATTAAACTGGGTAAACACTTAGTGGATACATGGTACTTTTCTCCCTATCCTAAagattatcaaaatttggatGTTTTGTATATCTGCGAATTTTGTCTCAACTTTTTCAG ATATGAAACTGAGATGAATAGACATATTGTCAGGTGTGAAATAAGACATCCTCCTGGAAATGAGATTTATAG AGatggtaaaatttccaTGTTTGAAGTTGATGGATCTCTTAATCGCGTCTATTGTGAGAATTTATGCTATCTATCAAAATTGTTCCTTGATCACAAGAGTTTGAGACACACTGTCAATCTGTTCCTGTATTACATATTGACAGAGTATGATGATAATG GTTATCACATTACTGGTTATTTTTCCAAAGAAAAGCatagtaaaaataatgtGTCATGTCTATTGTGTCTGCCTCAA CACCAGAGGAAGGGTTATGGTAAATTTCTGATTTGTTTTAGCTACCTGCTTTCCAGAAAGGAAAAAAAGGTTGGGACGCCTGAGCGTCCATTATCAGATCTGGGCAAAGCTTCATACATGTCCTACTGGGGGAAGTGTCTGTATGATATACTAAGAGATGAAAGTGTCAATCAGTATTCTATCCAG gAAATATCTTCAATGACATGTTTTGAAGGGGCGGATATAGTAGCGTGCCTGGAGGAGAGGGGATTGTTACATACCTTATCCAGTGGCGAGCCGATAATAATTGCCAATGAACAGTTGCTAGAGAAATTGAAGGGGGAGAGTAGCGTGAAAACCCGTATTGCAGATGCGGATAAGCTGCACTGGATACCCTACGACATGTACAATGAGACACACGAGTTGAATCTGCCTCATTAa
- a CDS encoding conserved Plasmodium protein, unknown function (overlaps_old_locusTagID:BBM_III03590): protein MALFWCAILYAVIIVNAFCHLSLDSLEFRRYGESGNIVIKEYDNKLLIRSETREIISFSPNSLELLSHLTYKNLFSTDSLTSNHVKQWQLHSFDTFQDNESQLWTPNKTSQCGNSGDIFLGGFCKLAHGEAIRYYNSLPQHTLARLTARVHFFDKWLGQSIILAVNNKIVWTDTYKWCEDFSMNCKSDGIDVCGQQYPDRISVSLDVTFAHTEDSLMISFSSTLNKDTDPCEISWGVDDVALYLV, encoded by the exons ATGGCGTTATTTTGGTGTGCAATATTGTATGCAgttataattgttaatgcATTCTGCCATTTGTCTCTGGATTCTCTGGAATTCAGACGTTATGGCGAATCTGGTAATATAGTTATTAAGGAATACGATAATAAATTGCTAATTAGATCTGAAACCAGagaaataatatcattctCCCCTAATTCTCTCGAATTGCTATCGCATTTAacttacaaaaatttattctCGACTGATTCACTTACCAGTAACCACGTCAAACAATG GCAACTACATTCATTTGATACGTTTCAGGATAACGAATCGCAACTTTGGACGCCAAAT AAGACATCACAATGTGGCAACTCAGGAGATATCTTTTTGGGTGGATTTTGCAAATTGGCACATGGAGAAGCTATTAGGTACTACAACTCATTGCCACAGCATACACTAGCTAGGTTGACTGCTAGGGTCCActtttttgataaatggTTGGGTCAATCCATTATTTTGGCCGTaaacaacaaaattgtatGGACAG ACACCTACAAATGGTGCGAGGACTTTTCAATGAATTGCAAAAGTGATGGCATTGATGTATGTGGGCAGCAATATCCAGATAGGATATCTGTTTCACTCGATGTAACATTTGCACATACCGAGG ATTCGCTGATGATATCATTTTCTAGTACACTAAACAAAGATACAGACCCGTGCGAAATATCTTGGGGTGTTGATGATGTGGCCCTTTACCTAGTTTGA
- a CDS encoding Acyl-CoA-binding domain-containing protein 6 (overlaps_old_locusTagID:BBM_III03595) → MILGDLCDYLLSFVTFKLNNEFKNACMDAQIIRLNCSLKEYLELYGLFKRSLYGKCHSTTFVDSPEKREYWDKCNHLSIRAAKKMYIDLVNSLKLKYDTGLSHFGSISKMNINDDMDSSNPLYIFQLVNTGDISKLSELLNERPSLISTKGDDGMTLLHLASDRDHVDIVKLLLEFGMDVNVKDNFGDSPLDVANIANSQNCIDLLVLHGGVANNTTHN, encoded by the exons ATGATACTTGGTGATTTATGTGATTATCTACTCAGCTTTGTAACATTTAAGCTGAACAATGAGTTCAAGAATGCATGTATGGATGCACAAATCATTCGACTAAACTGTTCACTAAAAGAATATCTCGAATTGTATGGCCTATTCAAACGGTCACTTTACGGAAAATGTCATTCCACAACATTTGTTGATTCACCCGAGAAGAG GGAATACTGGGACAAGTGCAATCACTTGTCCATTAGGGCAGCCAAGAAAATGTACATTGACCTAGTTAATTCGCTGAAGCTTAAGTATGATACTGGGCTATCg CACTTTGGATCCATCAGCAagatgaatataaatgatgatatggACAGCAGTAATCCACTCTACATTTTTCAACTGGTCAATACTGGAGACATTAGCAAATTGTCTGAACTTCTAAAtg aAAGGCCTTCGCTTATATCTACAAAAGGTGATGATGGGATGACACTTTTACATTTAGCATCGGACAGAGATCATGTTGATATAGTTAAActtttattggaatttgGAATGGACGTGAATGTAAAGGACAATTTTGGAGATTCACCTCTTGACGTGGCAAATATTGCTAATTCGCAAAATTGCATCGATTTATTGGTATTGCATGGGGGAGTAGCGAACAATACGACCCacaattga
- a CDS encoding SET domain protein, putative (SET7) (overlaps_old_locusTagID:BBM_III03600), with product MDTFVTTFECMKINAFNDAGGSTVFDSDTQQSNELKNSANSACSDASNDECKDSSLFTPMEPSAILKHVQVHPLSGKGNCMFTRRHVAAGDVIFVEAPLFVILPDMYKELWEVLTAIHAEQPLELAPIWHLAALASLIFGGIEKRKKMLLKWAPEVKSIHPDIIRVADRIGALKNRNENEHKQMLYEYQRLIQMWPCNAFGHSLHDEGLLLYECMSYVSHSCDPSCCWHHVGDGNFVLRARRYLNPGDEITISYLSEYDLLCSADVRRDKLSNWAFVCECERCILPIDYARGFICSNCQIGTVYIQNDESSKCNSCHRKLSAEQFAECLKFDEDYRNRVNSINKNDYNDVIQVYERAQDIFKQHWIIYTLESYMYEHFAKNSLSDRIMQMQISRIAYIEKAFGGATYTAAFIFEELGDVIASSIGFDFEAKSTDVIEEYSKSMMAKYYYRSAALLQVLCGSSHDYFLSVYNKMNLIRGSLRA from the exons ATGGACACATTTGTTACGACATTTGAGTGCATGAAAATTAATGCTTTCAATGATGCCGGGGGGTCCACTGTATTTGATTCTGATACTCAGCAATCCAAtgaattgaaaaattcaGCAAACTCTGCCTGCTCTGATGCCTCTAATGATGAATGCAAGGATTCATCACTCTTCACTCCCATGGAACCCAGTGCCATTTTAAAGCACGTCCAAGTACATCCACTGTCTGGCAAGGGTAATTGTATGTTTACTAGACGGCACGTAGCGGCGGGAGATGTGATATTTGTAGAGGCCCCGTTGTTTGTCATATTGCCAGATATGTACAAAGAACTTTGGGAGGTATTAACGGCAATACATGCTGAGCAGCCACTGGAACTGGCACCAATATGGCATTTGGCAGCATTAGCCTCTCTTATATTCGGAGGCATTGAGAAAAGAAAGAAGATGCTACTTAAGTGGGCTCCTG AGGTGAAATCAATCCATCCTGATATAATCCGTGTTGCGGACAGAATCGGCGCTCTAAAAAATCGCAATGAGAATGAGCACAAACAAATGCTATACGAGTACCAGCGACTGATCCAAATGTGGCCCTGTAACGCATTTGGCCATTCACTTCACGATGAAGGGTTACTACTGTATGAGTGCATGTCTTACGTTTCACATTCTTGTGACCCTAGTTGCTGCTGGCATCATGTGGGAGATGGGAATTTTGTATTACGTGCTAGAAGGTATTTAAATCCAGGAGACGAAATAACGATATCTTATCTCTCTGAGTATGATCTCCTTTGTTCTGCTGATG TTCGAAGAGACAAACTTTCCAATTGGGCCTTCGTGTGTGAGTGTGAAAGATGCATATTACCGATTGACTATGCCCGGGGTTTCATTTGttcaaattgccaaatag GCACCGTATACATTCAAAACGACGAATCTTCCAAGTGCAATTCGTGCCATCGCAAATTATCCGCAGAGCAATTTGCTGAGTGTCtcaaatttgatgaagACTATAGGAATCGCGttaattcaataaataaGAACGACTACAACGACGTAATCCAGGTGTATGaaa GGGCACAAGACATTTTTAAGCAGCattggataatatataccCTGGAGTCGTATATGTATGAGCATTTTGCCAAGAATTCCCTTTCCGACCGTATAATGCAAATGCAAATAAGTCGTATTGCCTATATTGAGAAA GCATTTGGAGGCGCGACTTACACTGCTGCTTTCATATTTGAGGAACTTGGAGACGTAATAGCATCCAGTATCGGATTTGATTTTGAAGCTAAATCAACGGATGTTATTGAAGAATATAGCAA GAGCATGATGGCAAAGTATTACTACCGTTCTGCTGCGTTATTGCAGGTGCTTTGTGGCTCAAGCCATGACTACTTCCTATCAGTGTACAATAAGATGAACTTGATAAGGGGGTCCCTAAGAGCTTAA
- a CDS encoding hypothetical protein (overlaps_old_locusTagID:BBM_III03620): MPKKHSLGDISKQFIKSSDGIDVFKIFKTIDFDTEKLVDDEEVVKSFSFIAKFLNSTVEDKQKVVEDVDIFILKHYLTHFENKIPPNACNSFFKPLEQQATTCKARDILYLLNLDTDI, encoded by the coding sequence ATGCCCAAAAAACATTCACTTGGTGACATatcaaaacaatttatcaaatcatCTGATGGGATTGAcgtatttaaaatatttaaaacaatcGATTTTGACACTGAAAAATTGGTAGATGATGAAGAAGTTGTGAAATCATTCAGTTTCATCgccaaatttttaaactCTACCGTAGAGGATAAACAAAAAGTTGTAGAAGAcgttgatatttttattctGAAGCACTATCTCACACATTTTGAGAATAAAATACCACCCAACGCCtgtaattcattttttaaaccATTAGAACAACAAGCTACAACATGTAAGGCTAGAGATATACTTTATTTACTAAATTTGGATACTGAcatataa
- a CDS encoding conserved Plasmodium protein, unknown function (overlaps_old_locusTagID:BBM_III03580), which translates to MFNPCVGGLIGQLQFIVHAFKDLTILFSRKLFRKRIFIVNKYKWYHRHGYWATRKKKIDFDKWRPYRYNEVKGSGKKPRMFWQEESYYKPLRNALRFW; encoded by the exons ATGTTCAACCCGTGCGTCGGCGGGCTTATCGGACAGTTGCAATTCATAGTACATGCATTCAAAGATCTAACTATTCTATTCAGCCGCAAGTTGTTCAGGAAAA GGATTTTCATTGTAAACAAGTATAAGTGGTATCATCGGCACGGATATTGGGCCACAAGGAAGAAGAAGATCGACTTTGACAAGTGGAGGCCATATCGCTACAATGAAGTCAAGGGCAGTGGAAAGAAACCTAGGATGTTTTGGCAGGAAGAATCATACTATAAGCCTCTAAGGAATGCTTTGAGATTTTGGTAG
- a CDS encoding Uncharacterized protein C05D11.1 (overlaps_old_locusTagID:BBM_III03610) — MENFELLTTVTTKHLRLNEYKSKTSGVRIFIGNYSCPLVYSFYIIPTEADTDEGLPHTLEHLIFLGSKNYPDRGILDMISSKCLSIGTNAWTAVDHTCYTLTTAGLEGTLQILPIYMDHILQPVLSEDGFMTDVHYVNNKGKNSGVVYCEMKSREHTQEDLMTHTLLDMLYPGNSSYKRNTGGKLADLRDTTICRVREYHSKFYRYDNLSLCFLGGIYDDNLILSAISQIETNILQSPKTIKPWSDDDKNIQQLKQSITKTIKYPSDDDEYGKVSISWRGPKWNEFQLIYAINILGSYLVDSATSPLESKLVHIDDPWGSAVEFDFDLFKSTNFSLHLKDTPVKKINQAKQAVMNLISEIAQQPFDMIRMETLIERARINYLREMETCLHEAIIDVLIEYIIYSNNPNDLCTMVKEVGYNEFVKNKPESFWKELLQKWFINNHNCVCIGVPSTEEGKRIEKEEEELEQLQIEKFGKENLERITEYIEQLLNSNSNGPPKHLLDAVSPCDISKIKLPNKPLYCNYKQISCENEDNEIVVTGLLSDIVKIKYPFQLNDIESDFVQIQVMFNIEHSGLCENEFKMVQLLCDILFDLDCVICGKFVNREEFTKQLLSCTTHYGANVGLSSSRFNPDSFSQFITLTIVGPTEHYTQIVTLLHSIISPDSQLHLPEDRLKQQVEVLKKRCTKKKSSAQTLLNQLTTSHRYKYECISNRCGIAQQENFLQQPLSSTDLLGLCKKIFIPSNMLVQIICQYRKLPSDWLDPWFKIYSGTKDSDVELDTSPAIVTIDNIRKHFNMVYMYDHLEKYLNYSGIICGSTSISVSHLNLIIDGPVGYDHPELPALYILTELMSMVEGPLYRLIRGGGYSYGCNMSYNALEGELHLHIPHAVNIIEALKVVNDYIRYKPNIKTLLENIDIAKASVAFSIVDKEETLTDHAYQTMVNSLKGLPHYYSQILLDKMSKVTNEQIESVANIYLKRFLPENLAPGSSLCIVTNNKMLEDVHKGLCDMGYGTVVKMTCPQMVDAASRGNIMG; from the exons atggaaaattttgaactATTAACCACAGTTACTACCAAACACTTACgattaaatgaatataaatcaaAAACGTCTGGTGTTAGAATTTTTATAGGAAATTACAGTTGCCCATTAGTCTACTCCTTCTATATAATACCAACTGAAGCGGATACTGATGAAGGACTGCCACATACTTTGGaacatttgatttttttaggCAGTAAGAATTACCCAGATCGCGGAATACTGGATATGATTTCCAGCAAATGCTTGTCAATAGGCACAAATGCATGGACTGCAGTTGATCACACATGTTACACTCTAACAACTGCAGGATTGGAAGGCACTTTACAAATATTGCCCATTTATATGGACCACATTTTACAGCCAGTCCTAAGTGAAGATGGATTTATGACGGATGTGcattatgtaaataataaaggGAAAAATTCAGGTGTTGTATATTGCGAAATGAAATCAAGAGAACACACGCAAGAAGATTTGATGACTCATACATTGCTAGATATGTTATACCCAGGTAATAGCAGTTACAAGCGCAATACGGGGGGTAAGTTAGCTGATTTGAGAGATACTACAATTTGTAGAGTTCGTGAATATCATAGCAAGTTTTACAggtatgataatttatctcTGTGCTTTCTAGGAGGGATATAcgatgataatttgatactGTCAGCTATTAGCCAAATAGAAACAAATATACTGCAATCGCCAAAAACCATAAAGCCTTGGTCAGACGATGATAAGAATATTCAACAACTTAAACAATCAATAACCAAAACAATTAAGTATCCTTCAGATGATGATGAATATGGAAAAGTCAGTATTTCATGGCGTGGTCCCAAATGGAATGAATTCCAGTTAATCTACGCCATCAATATATTGGGTTCATATCTTGTCGACTCAGCAACATCGCCATTGGAGTCAAAATTGGTACATATCGATGACCCTTGGGGAAGCGCAGTAGAATTTGATTTTGATTTGTTCAAATCTACAAATTTTTCGTTACACTTAAAGGATACGCCCGTCAAAAAAATCAACCAAGCAAAACAGGCTgtaatgaatttaattaGTGAGATAGCACAACAGCCTTTCGACATGATTAGGATGGAGACATTGATTGAGAGAGCCAGAATTAATTACCTAAGGGAAATGGAAACTTGTCTACACGAAGCAATAATTGATGTCTTAATTgaatacataatatatagcAATAACCCCAATGATTTATGCACGATGGTTAAGGAAGTTGGTTACAAcgaatttgtcaaaaacaAGCCAGAAAGTTTTTGGAAAGAATTGCTTCAAAAGTGGTTCATAAACAATCATAATTGTGTATGCATTGGCGTGCCATCTACTGAAGAAGGCAAGAGAATTGAGAAAGAAGAGGAGGAATTGGAGCAGCTTCAGATAGAAAAATTTGGCAAGGAAAACCTTGAAAGAATCACTGAATATATAGAACAATTGctaaattcaaattcaaatggGCCACCCAAACACCTATTAGATGCAGTTAGTCCATGTGACATATCTAAGATTAAATTGCCGAATAAGCCACTATACTGTAACtacaaacaaatttctTGCGAAAATGAagataatgaaattgtgGTCACTGGATTATTGAgtgatattgttaaaataaaGTATCCATTCCAActtaatgatattgaatcAGATTTTGTGCAAATTCAAGTCATGTTTAACATTGAACATTCTGGATTGtgtgaaaatgaatttaaaatgGTACAGTTGCtatgtgatatattatttgatcTAGACTGTGTAATTTGTGGCAAATTTGTCAACAGGGAGGAGTTTACAAAACAACTGTTAAGTTGTACAACTCACTACGGGGCTAATGTGGGTCTATCATCTAGCCGATTCAATCCCGATTCTTTTTCtcaatttatcactttAACAATCGTAGGCCCAACGGAACATTACACACAAATCGTTACATTGTTACACTCGATAATATCACCAGATTCTCAATTACATCTGCCAGAAGATAGGCTGAAACAGCAAGTGGAAGTGCTTAAAAAGAGGTGCACCAAGAAAAAATCATCTGCGCAGACGCTCCTAAATCAGCTGACAACATCTCATCGTTACAAATATGAGTGTATATCTAACAGATGTGGGATAGCACAAcaagaaaattttttacagCAACCCCTATCAAGTACAGATCTATTGGGGTTGTGCAAAAAGATATTCATCCCCTCAAATATGCTGGTGCAGATAATTTGCCAATATAGAAAATTGCCTAGTGATTGGCTAGATCCATGGTTCAAGATATATTCAGGTACTAAAGATTCTGATGTGGAATTAGATACTAGTCCCGCTATTGTtacaattgataatataagAAAACATTTTAACATGGTTTACATGTATGATCATTtggaaaaatatttgaattataGTGGTATCATTTGCGGTTCAACTTCAATTAGCGTTTCTCACCTGAACTTAATTATTGATGGACCTGTGGGTTATGATCATCCCGAACTACCGGCCCTGTATATACTAACTGAATTGATGTCTATGGTGGAAG gtCCTCTATACCGTTTGATTCGTGGAGGTGGCTACTCTTACGGCTGCAATATGTCCTACAATGCCTTAGAAGGGGAATTGCATTTACATATCCCACATGCTGTGAACATAATTGAA GCTTTAAAGGTTGTAAACGATTACATACGCTACAAACCAAACATTAAAACGCTACTAGAGAATATAGATATAGCTAAGGCTTCCGTAGCGTTCTCCATAGTGGATAAGGAGGAAACACTAACCGATCACGCTTACCAGACCATGGTTAATTCGCTGAAGGGATTGCCACATTATTACTCACAGATACTATTAGATAAG ATGTCGAAAGTAACAAATGAGCAAATTGAAAGTGTGgctaatatatatttgaaaaggTTTCTACCAGAAAATCTAGCTCCTGGTAGCAGCTTGTGTATagtaacaaataataaaatg TTGGAAGATGTGCACAAGGGGCTTTGCGATATGGGTTATGGCACCGTAGTTAAAATGACCTGCCCCCAGATGGTTGATGCAGCATCGCGTGGCAATATTATGGGCTGA